The DNA window AAATCTGCAACTCAAGGGGTAATTTTGCTCCAGTGGGGCAAATAGGCTGGTACTCCATCAGGACTATATGTGTGTAGCTATGTGCCAGGCTAGGAGAAACAAAGGACTGGACCTTGCACACCGCTTGTCTCCCTCTTCCATCGCAGCATGCAGTGCACCACAGCAACACAACTGTGGTAGTATGAATGCAACTAAGCTGTTGCacaattttgtttatgtttttcagaaatatcaGAAAGATACAAATTGCAGTCAATGCTGTGACtcacccttggtgcttggcccccgAACATCAcagcttgcagctatatttttgtattattaacTGAACCACTATATATTTGCCTGTAGCTGTATAGGCGAATTAAGCTacttttacataaaaaatttaaattctgtAATAGTCCAAGTTTTTTCTAATCACAGAGGCTTTCACTTAAAAAGTCAACAATTGGTCTTTCATGATTAGACAAAATGGCACTTTTCAGTGctcttacacaaattaatattttccttcaattttctttcattttaattgctttgaaaaatactgaaattcTTGTTACCAAAATTAAGTGCTAAATAACTTCacataatatttaaatacaattaaaatggaTCTTACATAGTCACAGACTAGAGTTGACCAAATTCTCTCGTAGCACATTGGGTAACATGGAAGGAATGAAGTGAATGAaccacgcaaaaaaaaaaaaaaaaaaaaaaaaacgcccatCTTGCAACCCCACGAAGCTACATCACTGCCATAAACCAAAACACAGGCCAACTATAGCGCATTTAAACAGCTATTCAGTTTACTGGTTGCCCGACATCGGTCCTATGTTAGCTACTAGATGGCAGCCTAGATCAGTATATTAGGCATCAGGCAGCTGACTAGTAAACTCCCACAATAGGAAGCAATCTCTTCGTTACAATTCATGTCAGTATACTACAAAAGACATTCAATTGTGGCCTGACTGAGCGAGCCAGCTGTTAGCATTTTGCAAGCCTGCCAACCAAGTTGCTCATTGACTCATAAACAGCAAGCTCACTACTCGTTACTGTATTCAACTGCAAATGAATGCAATCGGAGTTTGCAATCTACCGTAAgaaacttttcattttcttgttctcGAAAGAACGGCACGCTAACCAATGTGCCCTGACAGTCTAACTGAAGTTCTGAGAATGCCCTGTAGGTACTCCTAATGTCACCCAAATTTGATAATACAAAAGACTGATGGTGGCCACAGTTTTGTGTGGTGGCGCATCATAAAATAAAGATCACCTGATCTGCATTGTATCcgttttaaatgtattcctAAGAACACACTCTAAATTCTCACCAACAACGCCTGTGAGGTAGCTTAGtgactaacgttagctatccagtgctagctagctaacgctacagATACCACCCAGCTTTCTCACACCTTGTTTGTCTGTTCTGAATGACGATAGCTACCTATAATATCTAAATGCATCGATGACTTTCCAGAAGTGTTGGCGCTCCAGCCGCTCCTCTTCGTCTGGAGCATATTTTATCCTTTCTCTGTAAAAATATGCCTCCTCTTGTTCTCCATCTGCACTCAGTTCCTCCGTCGCCTCGGCCATCGCTGAGAATGACGTGCCCAGGCCAGAACAATCGAGACCAGACTACCATAGACAGGTTAATCAATCGAGTTCAACAAACTCGCtcaaaccaaacaaacaggaatTAGTGGCTATTTTTGGAAAGGCAATACAACAATGACAAGTTATTAATATAATCAGTGATCTgctgtagtaataataataaaagagcTTTATAGTGAAGTTGAAAAATTCACCTCAACCACTACCAACGTGAAGTAATCACCTGGGTGAGGCAAGTCAGAGCAGTAAAAGATATATAATTGTTGAGCCAATTGTTGAGGGATTATCAGGTGACCGGTTTAGAGAGCCTATCCGAGAATTATACTAAAAAACCAGGCATCCCCCAACATTTCTAGGACCACCACAAATTCAGGAGTCTCACTCTCAAGTTTAATAACAAGTACAGGCATTCAAAAAAGTTACACAATATATTTTGGTGGTAAAATAAGACAACTTTTTAGGATGTGGCATTTGCAGACAATCATTCATGGATGACACTATATATTAAAGTACTTTCCTGAATAATGAATATTGAAGATGTCACCCAGGAATAACATTTTCCTGTAGGACATTGAAGAATTATAATaatgctcaggtgtgtgtgtgtgtgtgtgtgtgtgcctgcgtgcatgtgtgaatgtgtatggcTGTGCATGCAAACATCCTAGGGTGTATGCAaaaattcagcatttttatttaaaaaaataaaaacagaaagcatgtcttttttatttaaacttttttgcattttgccaGGCAATAAGATTGGaatcttatttacaatggcagcctggcattatttatttccccAATGGATTCACTATTTTTCCCATGAAGAGCACACTTTTGGTGTCAGTGCTATAGATCAGAAACATGAACGGCCGATCAAACTTCAGGAAGGGAATACGGATGAGCGAGTGAAGTGTGATCGTCACCCCTGttgcagctgctgctgtggcTCCTGCCTCATCAACATCTAAAGAAGCCTGATGAACAACCTGAAAGCAGTCACACAGCAAAGCTTAACATATGGCACAGTTTAAGCACCACAGTAGGAACTAATACACAtgtaatactgtatattatgtCAGTTTCACAGagctgggtcaaatacatatttgttttggattcaaatacttttctacactttactgatcttctCTGGTGTATTGTAACAAATattctcaaaaagtgcaaatcctaccttctggtcatactggaaggctcaattacaccaggcaagatcaatagagcacagaaaagtacaaaacaaatacgtatttgaccccgGTCTGCAGTTTCAGATGTTATTTCTATTATCAGTTGaacccattttgttttccaacaCAAGCATTCTTGTGGAAAAAATTTCTATCATAGAAATATCAAGCTCATTTTACTGGGGATCAAAGTGTGAGAATAGTAAATTACAGCAACACAAACAATGCATTGAATCAAGGTTTAGTATAACTAACTCAAAAATTGATTAAACAGCAAATATTTGTAGATGCACAACTGTCACTATTGTTTCTACTGTCACAAAttttaacactttaaaaaaaatttttttacctcAGATACTTTCAGTTTTACTCCTTCTTCATTAGTTATTCCTGTGAAGTCAGCCACATCATCAAAGATGTCAGGCATTCCCATTCCAGTCAGGACGTCCTTGAGTGAGTATGATGTTGTGATAGAGAATTTGGGAACATACACTTTATATTCCCTGCAATGGGAAAATTGATAATAATTACTCTGCTTTCTCATGGTTTTCAATGCATTGGAAATGTTCATTGTTTCAGGGTGCAGGtaaaaaggacaaaaagaaaaaaaaacacaggaagaaATATGACCAGCCATTTTAGGGTCAGTTGCAACATAAGTAATGGTAATAGTAGTAAACTGCAGCAAGGTGATATTGAGGACATTCaaagtatttttataaattatttaaaatcctTCCATTGTCTATAACTGCTTATCTTGGTCAGGGTCGCTGGTggctatcccagcgtgcattggacAGGATTACaacctggacaggtcaccaatctatcgcagggccaACATCATTAATGAATCAGTTTAATAGCTTCTAATGGctgtcacatttttcaaaaatgaatatgacattTGTAAGAAAAGAATGTACGGTATGTCCAAAACAATCACAACTGCTCTTCGGGAAAGGAAATCATGCACCAAAACAGTAAGTTTATATCCATGAACTTGTATATCCACAAATGAAGACAGAAGCCTCAAGGCATCGGCCACTTTAGTGCATTAATCAGCCACTATAAATTAACGTTTTCATACTAAAACTCACAAGTGCCGTAATGGGAACTTTTACATTACTTCATATCTTTGaggatatacattttttatgtaccCTTTTGTCaaaattttgtttgattttatgccTTTAAGCAGttacttacttttttttcatccacTTCAGCCATTTTGCCACGTGTTTCCTGCAAATGACCTCTTCCAGTTTCTGCAGTCCATCCTCAGGAAGGAGCAGCAGCATTGAGACAGAATCATTATAATGCAGCTGGAGAACGTGAGTGGAGATCTCTGTGTcataataaacattaaaatggttCTTTTCTATCATCATTGGGACTTGAACTGTTGTTGTGTTGTCAACGAAAAATGGCATTTCCAGTGTTGATTCTGGCTTGAATGGCACCTCccattttcctgaaaaaaatgtaattcattagttctttttttaatcttgaaAACAggataaaaagttattttactgCCAACTACAGGAGAATTTGGGAAAATGTTCCCTGCATAAGTAACATGgtgatttacatttaaaataatcagcAGTAAGACAGTATGTTTAGGAGCTTTCAGTCAGTtgggaacttgacataaatatCCATTGCTGACCTACTCAGGAGGTTTTGTAAAAACATTACTTCAAAAGCAAATTACTTATTTTCCTGCTTGTAAACTTGGAAAAGAAAGAGTAAGTATGCATCTTTATGTTGGGTGGGGATTAATGAATACTCTGAATGCACAGGGTCTTTATGTCTAAACTAGTAAGGGTCAAGAAGGACGCCagaaactccccccccccccccccttcatgatAGGAAACAAAATATTAGAGGTTACATGAAGacttaaatacaaaaatgatacTTTCTGTTCAATTAGTTTTACTTTTTGTCCTCACACTCATCCACATATCCCTCACCTTTGAAGTATATGTAGTTGATGAGATACATTACTGTTAGGGGATCCACTTCCTCAACCAGCTTTGTTATTTTACCCTTGGTCTTTTCATCCACATACTTATTTATCTGCTTCTTGGCCTCTTCAGCATTGCCAAAGTTGGTACTAAAACCCTCTGACCGGTAATATTGTTTCATGCTCTCCAGGAAGTTAGGGCTTGGCTTGATGTTTTCTCCAATGAAGAGTGCATTCCCAAGTGACAGGTCTACTTCCGTTTTCTCGTTGAGGTCCTGATGGATGTGCTGGAAGGCCTGGTTCATTTCCTCTGCAGTCATGTCCATCTCGTTGAAGCCCAGACCTTCAAAGAGCTGCTGGTGCGTCTTCCCTCTGGCTCCCAAGGACAGAGCGGCCAGGGCCACGGACACGCTCAGTGGGGAGAAGAAGACGTTCTTGGATTGAGAAGCAGGCAGGGCAGAGATGTGCTTGTACAGATGGAAAGCAAAGTCAAGATTCTCCTTGTATATCTTCAGGCTTCCAGCAGCAGAATCGTTGTGGACACCATGGTTGCTGTGCGGTGTGTGATGGTGGCACTGGGCAGTGGACCAAAAGAGCACTAGTGCAACACACAAACTCAGCAGCGCCTTCATCCTGGTAACTATCAAATCAGAAATATGCATGTTCAAACAACTAAAACATGTAGGATTTgttgcatttactgtatgtacttGTTGGGCCTATGTGAGATCATACAAAATTAagattttacaaaacaaaaagcgaAATTATATGAGAAGTAGACAAGACCAGACATCACACACGCATAAAAAATGCTCTCATCTGTGGATTTCTTTATGGAAAATGTCAGTATTTGCAGTGAAGAGAAACATAAAGTGATATAAAGGATCTTCAAGGGGGGGAAATGCCCAGTGAAAATGTATAAGCTAACAGCATTATAACAGACAGGTGTAACTACatagcaaaatgaaaataaaaagtaaggAACAGAGAGGGTAAAAACAAGACTGGGTGAGAGCACATTctgaaatataacaaaaatccaaaattaaatcaaaaatcCCAAATAGCCAACTGACATTTAAATCtcttaaaaagcaataaaaaatatcagCCACGGGTAACTATGAGGATTTGATCATTAAAATATTGCCAAATCTTGAAGTGGCCACCAATCAACTCATCTACTGAAAGTAAGTCATAACACTGACTAGACTATTGTACTCTatagtaatattttaaaacagattGTATCACAAAGATGACCAAATGCTGAACTCACCTCTCCTGAGTTTTCTGGTGGATTCTGCTCGGTTTTGAATGGCTCTCTGaatttttatatgtttgtgGATTGCCTTGTTTGGTTTAGTTCTTGATCTTTGGCCCATTTTGAAACCAAGCTCAAATTTGTACTACATAATGATTAGCCACAGATTTTTAGGCCTGCTGACCAGAGATTATGTAACACAGGGTGAAATGGAAGGGACATCATAGATTATTGTTACTGACTGTTAACTCCAGATATTAAATGTCCATTCAGCACATATTTGAGCGCAGCGCTGCCCGGattgcctttttatttctgtttattgtcACTTCACACCAACTTCTGGAATTGAACAGCCAACTGACATTTTGACAAAGgtaaacattttcagttcagaCAGTGAGATCGCCTCCCTCCTTAGCAGAAATACACAAGTAATTTGCCTTAACATACCAGTTTGAACTTTCCAAAATGAACATTGTGGAGGTTTATTAGTTTACTTTGGCTACTCAATGGCATTAATGGCATTTGGACTTCTTTGCCTGACAAATGCATCATATCAGCCAGCAAGTTAAAAATGTCCCTGCTGACCCTGATGGAGATGAAGAGCTATCAAACCGTATGCCAGATCAAGAATCCTGGGTTATGCCGACTCATGCAAAATCGGAAAAGAGGAATCAACAATAATACTGCCACTCATttgttaaaacatattttaatgacataCTTCTGACTTTAAAAAACTCACTTTCACAatagctccacccccccccccctacattCAATTCCATTGATGTTTTTGAAGGTAATAAGGTCTAACTTTGTACACAATACTGAAATGCTGtatatttgggaaaaaaaaataataataagataaaaatacaCGTCATATTGAACAGCAGTGAAACCACCTTATATTTTCTTGTAATACCGCAAACAATTTATGggtctttcatttgaaaatgttcaaCTCTGCCCATGttacacatttttaacacaTGTAACAACATTACTATAAACACACTGTAGCTTAGTTCATTTCGCAAAATCAAAATACCGATAAATGTAATACCCAACACAAAATGTCTGTGAAGAACAACGTACAGAAGACACACTATGACTGTGTTGTTATTTGGATAACAAATGTGTATATAGCTGAATGTGCATTATAGAGTTTTCTTCACTATTGTATGGTGCAATATTCAAGTACTAGATGGAACACAGGGAGTGTCAGTCTGCATCTGCAGGGGGGGAAACAACAAAAGCAAGTTCAGTTCACATCCATAGATACTGATTAAATATAAATTCCAGTTAAACTAGATGGCTGCCTCTTTGCGTTAATGACATTTGTGCACCATGGTCACACTGCGATTCTCTCCCTCTGATGTCAAGAACTATCGACCTGTATCGCTTCTGACCAAAACCATTGAACGAGCAGTGCTTAAGCTGCTATCATCTTtcctccatcagaacaaccttcTGGATCCTCACCGGTCTGGCTTAGAAAACCAGGCACTCAACAGACTGCCTTCCTGGCTGTGACAGAAGcccttgccactgcaagagcttCATcgctctcctctgtcctgatcctcctagacctgtctgcagcattcgacaTGGTCAACCATTAATTACTTATCTCCTCTTTGGCTGAGATAGGCTTTTCTGGGACTGCCCTCTCTTGGTTTGcgtcctatcttgcagataggtccgaccacctggatggggtctgtcAATGcacctcatccccttgttacaggagtcccacagggatctgtaccgGGGCCTCCGCTATTCtccttggttcagtcattaatttaCATGGCTTCTCTTCTCactgttatgctgatgatacataactcttcttctcttttcctccctctgccATACAGGTCAATGAGAGAATATctgcctgcctggctgacatcttaACATGAGGCATCACCTCAACCTCAACAAGACAAAGCTGCTGTTTAGATCTCAAAAGACCTCACAACTACGGTAGCTCTCCCTCACTGTCGATGGTACTACAGTGAAtacctctcactctgcaaagagcctgggggtggtcctggatgaccagctggacttCAAGGAGCACACCATGGTAACAGCCacttgtccaggctatggtgatcTCACGTCTACATTACTGAAACTCCCTCATTGCAAGCCTGTCAgcctgtgccatacagccactacagattattcagaatgctgctacccaacttgtcttcaaccttcctaaGTTCTCacatgtcactcccctgctgaggtcactccactggctatgGTTGCCACCAAGATCAGGTTCAAAGTTCTGACCctggcctacactgcagccaacaggacagcccccaactacttacaggacatgattcaagcCTACACTCCAGCTCGAtcactctgctctgctgcagcagggcgacttgcacTCCTTGAcatccgggtgaatggttcACGCCTGTCCCAaacacagagcttctccaccccaGGTCTCCAGTGGTGGAGAAATCTCCCTGTTCCTCCACATACCACTCTGGTCTGGAGATGCATCTCTTCaaactgtacctggactaactatcactactctacaggacactcccaatctaggactGCTCTTATCACTTGAATCCTTTCAATTTGTTCCTGTAGccctttcatgttacacttgtatctccatccagcacttatattgcacttatattattatcttgatgttgtagcttgtcgtcatgcctcctagtttgacttaccataactttctgacctaccCCATGcctactgtgtgaactggacttaatgtgtccATGGctataactgttacataatgagtgatgtaccttatcggacctgtgttttgtagtttctccaatgaccttcagtatgcacttactgtatatccctttggataaaagcacctgccaaataaatgtaatgtaataattctGCATACTCTCATAGTTAAGAGTTTCAAAGTGGCACTCAAAACATTAGACTGGGCTCTACTCTGACTAGGTCGGTGAAGAGGGCCTCGCTCACAAAGCCGTATGTTTTTTGCGTTTCAAATGTTCTGTCTACTGTACAGGAAGTTCATTCTGAACACTTAGCTAGCTATGTTTTGAAACTGTGCTTGAGATGTTCAGTGGGCATGTTGTGGCTGTGGGAACGTCTACTCCACTATGTGGCTGATAGAGTAACTTATAGAAATGACTTAATAGCATGTAATTGGCCACCGTATAAAAactgctgtttgtttcattctcttGTCCTCTCAGTCACCATACTGACAATGTTCTACAACTGAACATTCAGCTCAGTCCAGTTTTCTACTTTAAAACGTTTGCACCAGTAAGGTTTTGGCGCTCTTGAATACAGTACATGTCTTACCTAACTGCTTCTGAATCTCCAACAATACTTCCTCATAAACAGCAGAGAACAGGTCCTCACTGCACTTCATTCCATCCAGGTACACTGAAAAGATTTACAGTAAAAACATGAGTGGTGAGCACCGGATGCTTCCCACCTAAACCAAGTCTGAGAGATCTGTTCTCGTGAGCAGATTATTGACCATTTAGACAAAAGACtaaagacattttttcaaaCTGCCCTCTGCTCAGTTATCCAAACTTGGCAGTTGTAAAACCATAGCAAACTACTGTGAGGGAAACATCCCCCTATTtaacgttttttgttgttccCAGAACCTGCAGCTGAAAACGCACCCAAATCAGTAACAGTTTCCTCCATTTCCTTTCGATTTTTCAGGAACATTGGCCACACGTGTCCGTCAAAGTAGCCAGGGGGGTCGGGAGGTGTGTATACCCTTGAGCTTCCAGTCAGAAAGAGGATAGAGGAAGAACCATCACACAGAAAGCAGGGAAGGTACCAATCAGAAAGAGGATAAAGAAAGGACCAATCACACAAGAGAAATAGGGAAGGGACCAATTGTACTGACATAAGTAATACACAGAGGATGACAGAATACATAATTGGCCTTGTTGATATGCTGAAAGTTTTGCACAATCCTTCAATGACTTTTGGAATAAAGGCAAGGAATAAaaccaggaaaacaaaaaatgacttaGTACTATATTTTGATACTTTCGATAAATTATTTACACTTtgtacagaatttttttaaaacacaccaaaatCAGAGGGGAAGCGTTGACCCTTACCATCGTCGCTTTTTGCAGAGCTCGTATGGAATGACCAAGAAGTACCTTTTATCCATTAATTCATTCAAGGGCCtataattgaaaacattttcaaaacagacCTGAGTGGCAGCTACAATTAGATATGATTTATGCATTTCCTAATAACTAATATAACAAACTATCCAGGAATCTCTCAATTGACACATCTTTAAAGCTACTTCACTTTATGATTACAAATGTTCAATTCATACTGTGGATAGgccaaatataattaaaagcatACTATACAGGATTTTTTCCCTTGCTTTGCTTCtttgtttacaatcaaaaacaTCTCCCTCTATTGTCAACTCCATCAACACACCCAAGATCACAAATCTCACGCACCAACAAAACAACTCTATATTTTGCTCTGGCTAGTAATGTTGATATCTTTGTAACATCGTTTTTCCGACTGCTGGAATCACGTCTCTCTCAAAAGCACAGCAGTAGCTGCATTCATTATCAGTCAGGCAGTCACAAGTATGCCAGAATGCTCAACTGACATATCCAACAGCAAAAGCTTCCACTTTACTGGCATATGCAGAAAGGTTATGGGGTAGTGAGCTTCAGCTTAGTGGTGATAGaacagacatacagtatgctagctACTGCTAGCACAGCACTAGTGGGTTTCAGTCTAACCTGCCTGGAAGCACGGCGAAGTTCCGTAACATATGCACgcatattcacaaacacatCATTTCATTgtcgcttttatttttatagattttttattaaagttttttttacatcattacATAGCTTTATATAGTCAAGCTTTGTGTGTCTATTGCAGGAAAATTGCATGCCTGTCCCCCTGCAT is part of the Anguilla anguilla isolate fAngAng1 chromosome 10, fAngAng1.pri, whole genome shotgun sequence genome and encodes:
- the nmrk1 gene encoding nicotinamide riboside kinase 1 isoform X2, yielding MDRMMSEVRAWQKDPASFLTSRGLKPQFSRIPKAEDKVYVLIIEGFLIFNYRPLNELMDKRYFLVIPYELCKKRRCSRVYTPPDPPGYFDGHVWPMFLKNRKEMEETVTDLVYLDGMKCSEDLFSAVYEEVLLEIQKQLDAD
- the LOC118237485 gene encoding hibernation-specific plasma protein HP-55-like — protein: MGQRSRTKPNKAIHKHIKIQRAIQNRAESTRKLRRVTRMKALLSLCVALVLFWSTAQCHHHTPHSNHGVHNDSAAGSLKIYKENLDFAFHLYKHISALPASQSKNVFFSPLSVSVALAALSLGARGKTHQQLFEGLGFNEMDMTAEEMNQAFQHIHQDLNEKTEVDLSLGNALFIGENIKPSPNFLESMKQYYRSEGFSTNFGNAEEAKKQINKYVDEKTKGKITKLVEEVDPLTVMYLINYIYFKGKWEVPFKPESTLEMPFFVDNTTTVQVPMMIEKNHFNVYYDTEISTHVLQLHYNDSVSMLLLLPEDGLQKLEEVICRKHVAKWLKWMKKKEYKVYVPKFSITTSYSLKDVLTGMGMPDIFDDVADFTGITNEEGVKLKVSEVVHQASLDVDEAGATAAAATGVTITLHSLIRIPFLKFDRPFMFLIYSTDTKSVLFMGKIVNPLGK